From one Planktothrix agardhii NIES-204 genomic stretch:
- the furA gene encoding ferric uptake regulation protein: MYHCQYASFIENKTIERMALYTTVSFKSELNDKGWRLTPQRETILQVFQNLPKGNHLSAEDLYTLLKSRGEAISLSTIYRTLKLMARMGILRELELAEGHKHYEINQPYPHHHHHLVCVQCNKTLEFKNDSISKTSMKQAEKSGFHLLDCQLTIHTICHEALRMGWPSLISTNWSCSKVIADGPSEIDEIECQ, from the coding sequence GTGTATCATTGTCAGTATGCAAGCTTTATTGAAAACAAAACAATTGAGCGTATGGCTTTATATACAACAGTCTCTTTTAAATCCGAACTTAATGATAAGGGTTGGCGGTTGACGCCCCAACGGGAAACGATTTTACAGGTCTTTCAGAATTTGCCGAAAGGAAATCATCTGAGTGCGGAGGATTTGTATACTTTACTTAAAAGCCGAGGGGAAGCGATTAGTTTATCGACAATTTATCGCACATTAAAATTAATGGCGCGGATGGGGATTTTACGGGAATTGGAATTGGCTGAAGGGCATAAACATTATGAGATTAATCAACCCTATCCTCATCACCATCATCATTTAGTTTGTGTTCAGTGTAATAAAACCCTTGAGTTTAAAAATGATTCTATTTCTAAAACCAGCATGAAGCAGGCGGAGAAATCGGGGTTTCATTTATTAGATTGTCAGTTAACTATTCATACGATTTGCCACGAGGCTTTACGCATGGGTTGGCCGTCTTTGATTTCTACTAATTGGTCGTGTTCAAAGGTGATCGCTGATGGGCCTTCTGAAATAGACGAAATTGAGTGTCAGTAA
- a CDS encoding peptidoglycan binding domain protein — protein sequence MIESYAFLALALTYEDPVCNQFSGLNQVNWKKLSSQTYRYFLALAVAVSVLTVAQTAQAEIARGDSGNQVRQVQQRLQQLGYFNANATGNFGGLTQEAVIRFQRNAGLSADGIVGPRTLAALGLGGIISPPLDTGNTGNNRDLIGLGEGDRGPGVSDLQRRLQTLGYFNQQPTGNFGSITKNSVIRLQRDYNIPATGLVTEATLALLNSGLNSAQDAVFPGTTLQEGKRGPAVEALQQRLQTLGFYDGLITGYFDTLTAVAVQQFQQSQGIPATGVATSTTLVALNSNVPVIPSNPSSDDILRLGSQGAAVRLLQGQLQRLGYYTGTVDGVFGRSTQQAVMNFQRAYGITATGQVGPTTTFYLASVRTGNAFTPMPIIPHQIPIIQRPQAPIQNPLSIISFGDTGPQVRKIQRRLRDLNYYNGPINGCFDTATQDALIWFQESRGVTVTGIAGPTTQNSLFNTRPVSATPNRTVVFVATTPPISGTSSVQQLQQRLRIQGLYNGPINGVYDGLTQQAVAQARAFYGPNADTVLFGSL from the coding sequence ATGATTGAATCCTATGCGTTTTTGGCCTTAGCCTTAACCTATGAAGATCCTGTTTGTAATCAATTCTCAGGATTAAATCAGGTTAACTGGAAAAAACTTTCTAGTCAAACCTACCGCTACTTTCTGGCTTTAGCTGTAGCTGTTTCAGTTTTAACTGTTGCCCAAACCGCCCAAGCTGAGATCGCCAGAGGAGATTCGGGAAATCAAGTCAGGCAAGTTCAACAGCGCTTACAACAATTGGGCTATTTTAATGCCAATGCTACAGGTAATTTTGGCGGTCTAACTCAAGAAGCGGTGATTCGCTTTCAACGAAATGCGGGTTTATCAGCCGATGGGATTGTTGGCCCCAGAACCCTAGCGGCTTTGGGCTTAGGAGGCATTATCAGCCCCCCCCTTGATACTGGCAATACTGGCAATAATCGGGATTTAATTGGCTTGGGAGAGGGAGATCGTGGCCCTGGGGTTTCGGATTTACAGAGACGGTTACAAACCCTGGGTTATTTTAACCAACAACCTACAGGCAATTTTGGAAGTATCACTAAAAATTCCGTGATTCGACTGCAACGGGACTATAATATTCCGGCAACGGGTTTAGTCACGGAAGCTACCCTCGCCTTACTTAATAGCGGCCTTAATTCTGCTCAGGATGCTGTTTTCCCCGGTACAACTTTACAAGAAGGCAAGCGCGGGCCGGCTGTGGAAGCATTGCAACAAAGGTTACAAACCCTAGGTTTTTATGATGGTTTGATTACAGGCTATTTTGATACCCTCACAGCAGTTGCAGTTCAACAATTCCAACAATCCCAGGGAATCCCAGCCACCGGAGTCGCTACATCCACCACTTTAGTGGCTTTAAACTCTAATGTTCCGGTGATTCCCTCTAATCCCAGTTCCGATGATATTCTCCGATTAGGCAGCCAAGGCGCTGCTGTCCGGTTATTACAAGGACAACTACAAAGATTAGGATATTATACAGGGACAGTAGATGGAGTATTTGGTCGCTCAACTCAACAGGCTGTCATGAATTTTCAACGCGCCTATGGGATTACGGCAACCGGACAAGTGGGGCCGACCACCACTTTCTATCTAGCGAGTGTCAGGACAGGCAACGCCTTTACTCCCATGCCCATTATTCCCCATCAAATTCCGATTATTCAACGTCCCCAGGCTCCGATTCAGAATCCTTTATCTATCATTTCTTTCGGAGATACAGGCCCGCAAGTAAGAAAAATTCAACGGCGTTTACGCGATTTAAACTATTATAATGGCCCGATTAATGGCTGTTTTGATACCGCAACTCAAGATGCCTTAATTTGGTTTCAAGAATCCCGGGGAGTCACAGTAACCGGGATTGCAGGCCCCACCACTCAAAACTCTTTATTTAATACTCGACCTGTTTCTGCAACCCCTAATCGCACCGTCGTATTTGTAGCAACAACTCCCCCTATTTCCGGTACAAGCAGCGTCCAACAGTTGCAGCAGCGATTAAGAATCCAAGGACTTTATAACGGCCCAATTAATGGAGTTTACGATGGTTTAACCCAACAAGCTGTTGCACAGGCCAGAGCATTTTATGGCCCTAATGCGGATACCGTTTTATTTGGTAGCCTTTAA
- a CDS encoding fasciclin domain protein has protein sequence MPRITSAICVPVYKENRLTMNHTAQMTKKFLILLATVSSVAALGACGQPSANNTTPGQPTTEQAAGTTGSTTTPETTASTASPSPATGTTASTATTTPAVASEKTDTTTNLVSNESESIVQIAAANPSFSTFTKAVEAAGLTETLSAPGAYTVFAPTDEAFAALPAGTLEELMKPENKEKLAKILQYHVLPTKVAAAEIKPGEVATVEGDPVNLEVAEGKVTVNGAEVIQPDINANNGVIHVIKVVILPPGVGSPTTTSPEATSPTTTSPEATSPTTTPTTAPQ, from the coding sequence ATGCCTAGAATTACATCAGCAATTTGTGTACCTGTTTACAAAGAAAATCGCCTGACTATGAACCATACAGCCCAAATGACCAAAAAATTCCTGATTCTTTTAGCAACTGTTAGCAGTGTAGCCGCCCTCGGTGCTTGCGGTCAACCCAGTGCCAATAATACCACCCCTGGACAACCAACCACCGAACAAGCCGCCGGAACTACTGGGTCTACCACAACCCCTGAAACCACCGCCAGCACCGCTTCTCCCTCTCCCGCCACAGGTACAACCGCCAGCACTGCTACCACGACTCCAGCCGTTGCTTCGGAAAAGACTGATACTACAACCAATTTAGTTTCCAACGAGTCGGAAAGCATTGTCCAAATTGCTGCGGCTAACCCCTCTTTCAGCACCTTTACTAAAGCAGTTGAAGCCGCTGGTTTAACTGAAACCCTCTCTGCTCCAGGTGCTTACACCGTTTTTGCTCCCACCGATGAAGCATTTGCCGCTTTACCTGCGGGAACTTTAGAGGAGTTAATGAAGCCTGAAAATAAAGAAAAATTGGCTAAAATTCTCCAATATCATGTTCTACCCACTAAAGTCGCCGCGGCTGAAATTAAACCAGGTGAAGTCGCTACGGTTGAGGGAGATCCCGTAAATTTAGAAGTAGCTGAAGGTAAAGTTACAGTCAATGGCGCCGAAGTAATTCAACCTGATATTAATGCCAATAATGGTGTTATTCATGTGATTAAGGTTGTGATTCTTCCTCCTGGTGTCGGTTCTCCTACTACTACATCCCCTGAAGCAACATCTCCTACTACTACATCCCCTGAAGCAACATCTCCTACTACCACACCTACTACTGCCCCTCAATAG